In Romboutsia lituseburensis, a genomic segment contains:
- a CDS encoding MBL fold metallo-hydrolase yields the protein MNIEKFVEPNFGENIYVLSDDESKKCAVIDPGLGANVESKVLSYIKNNNLILEYIILTHGHGDHIGAVKYIKEKTNAKVIAHHDEKELLLDKKKNLSNMMHCGPQELDADIYVKDKDKLELGKLKLTFLHTPGHTKGCMCIRVGNEMFTGDTLFAGSIGRTDLYGGDYKQIEKSLKKLSKYEDNVVIYPGHGPHSTLGVEKMTNPYMSR from the coding sequence ATGAATATAGAGAAGTTTGTTGAACCGAATTTTGGTGAGAATATATATGTTTTAAGTGACGATGAAAGTAAAAAATGTGCTGTAATAGATCCTGGTTTAGGTGCAAATGTAGAGTCAAAAGTTTTAAGTTATATAAAAAACAATAACTTGATTTTAGAATATATAATACTTACTCACGGTCATGGTGATCACATAGGTGCGGTTAAATATATAAAAGAAAAAACTAATGCAAAAGTGATTGCTCATCATGATGAAAAAGAATTACTTTTAGATAAAAAGAAAAATTTAAGTAATATGATGCATTGCGGACCTCAAGAGCTTGATGCAGATATATACGTTAAAGATAAGGATAAATTAGAATTAGGAAAATTAAAATTAACATTTCTACATACTCCAGGTCATACTAAAGGATGTATGTGTATAAGAGTAGGAAATGAAATGTTTACAGGAGATACTTTATTTGCTGGAAGTATAGGAAGAACGGATTTATATGGCGGTGATTATAAGCAAATAGAAAAATCACTTAAAAAATTATCAAAATATGAAGATAATGTAGTAATATATCCTGGTCATGGTCCTCACTCTACACTAGGTGTAGAAAAAATGACTAATCCATATATGAGCAGATAA
- the hemZ gene encoding coproporphyrinogen dehydrogenase HemZ, translating to MIGVILKGHDYKYEVAELIKLFTTTFEFIEEKSFGRMLENVLYIYNDNIIAKTKYYENYELKFEFADHVKIDGLSEQEIKKVTKECIKRSMFKVLQNRLHTYVPWGILTGIRPVKIVHTLLDEQKCDEEIREILKEKYFIMDEKIDLALEIAKRERIFIYPIDKNKISLYVGIPFCPTRCYYCSFPANPLKQFGHLRKEYVEKLIIEIKGMAKILKDTNKEIETLYIGGGTPTALEHEELDTLINALYKELDLSTIKEFTVEAGRPDSITREKLEVLKKHNVSRISINPQTMNDETLQKIGRDHSVADIVDCFNMAREIGFDNINMDLILGLVDEDLEMVRNTLEEIKKLSPESLTVHTLAVKRASSLKENLDKYELTRYEEMIKMIDLSMEYAKNMGLNPYYMYRQKHMLGNLENIGYAKEGYECIYNIQIMEEKQSNYALGAGSISKFVYVDEDRIERVENVKNVEQYIDRVDEMIERKRKEIYQNVN from the coding sequence ATGATAGGTGTAATTTTAAAAGGACATGATTATAAATATGAAGTAGCTGAGTTGATAAAATTATTTACTACTACCTTCGAATTTATAGAAGAAAAAAGTTTTGGTAGGATGTTAGAAAATGTACTTTATATTTACAATGATAATATAATTGCTAAAACTAAGTACTATGAAAACTATGAATTAAAATTTGAATTTGCTGACCATGTTAAAATAGATGGTTTAAGTGAACAAGAAATAAAAAAAGTTACGAAAGAGTGCATCAAAAGAAGTATGTTTAAGGTATTACAAAATAGACTACATACTTATGTTCCTTGGGGTATACTTACTGGAATTAGACCAGTTAAAATTGTTCACACTTTATTAGATGAACAAAAATGTGATGAAGAAATAAGAGAAATTCTTAAAGAAAAGTATTTTATAATGGATGAAAAAATAGATTTAGCATTAGAAATAGCTAAAAGAGAAAGAATATTTATTTATCCTATAGATAAAAATAAAATTTCTTTATATGTAGGAATTCCATTTTGTCCAACTAGATGTTATTATTGCTCATTCCCTGCGAATCCTTTAAAGCAATTTGGGCATTTAAGAAAAGAATACGTAGAGAAGTTAATAATAGAAATAAAAGGTATGGCAAAAATACTTAAAGACACTAATAAAGAAATAGAAACTTTATATATTGGAGGCGGAACTCCTACAGCTCTAGAGCATGAAGAGTTAGATACTTTAATCAACGCCTTATATAAAGAATTAGACTTAAGTACTATTAAAGAGTTTACAGTAGAGGCTGGTAGACCAGATTCTATAACTAGGGAAAAATTAGAAGTTCTTAAAAAGCATAATGTAAGCAGAATAAGTATAAATCCTCAGACTATGAACGATGAGACACTACAAAAAATAGGTAGAGATCATAGTGTAGCAGATATTGTTGATTGTTTTAATATGGCAAGAGAAATTGGATTTGATAATATAAATATGGATCTTATATTAGGCTTGGTTGATGAAGATTTAGAGATGGTTAGAAATACATTAGAAGAAATTAAAAAGCTTTCTCCAGAGAGTTTAACAGTTCATACATTAGCTGTTAAGAGAGCATCTTCATTAAAAGAAAATTTAGATAAATATGAACTTACAAGATATGAAGAAATGATAAAAATGATAGATTTATCAATGGAATATGCTAAAAATATGGGGTTAAATCCATATTATATGTATCGTCAAAAGCATATGTTAGGCAATTTAGAAAACATAGGCTATGCTAAAGAAGGATATGAGTGTATTTATAACATACAAATAATGGAAGAAAAACAAAGCAACTATGCATTAGGTGCAGGGTCTATCTCAAAATTTGTATATGTTGATGAAGATAGAATTGAAAGAGTAGAAAACGTAAAGAACGTTGAACAATATATAGATAGAGTAGATGAAATGATTGAAAGAAAGAGAAAGGAGATTTACCAAAATGTTAACTAA
- the aspS gene encoding aspartate--tRNA ligase yields the protein METLNGLKRTHYCGDLRESNIDEEVVLMGWVQKKRNLGGLVFVDLRDRSGLCQIIFDTDVNAEAFAKAEKLGSEYVIAVKGKVAERSSKNPNMPTGDIEIFATELRLLNKSETPPIYIKDDDNVSEELRLKYRYLDLRKPSMQKTLMLRSRVANIVRNYLSSNNFFEIETPFLIKPTPEGARDYLVPSRVNEGKFYALPQSPQLFKQLLMVSGMDRYFQIVKCFRDEDLRADRQPEFTQIDCEMSFVEQEDVMTIMEKMVQTIFKETINVDVQLPLPVMTYAEAMERYGSDKPDTRFGYELTNISDIVANCGFGVFANATKDGMSVRGINVKGQSEAISKKQLSKIEDHAKTYKAKGLAWMRIGENREVTSPIAKFFNEEEMTVILDRMNADAGDLLLFVADKNSVVFDALGQVRLEVARRLNLLDSNVYNMLWVTEFPVFEEDEETGRMIAKHHPFTSPLDEDIERLNGDDKASLRAKAYDIVINGYEVGGGSVRIFNADVQQKMFKALGFSEEEAQEKFGFLLDAFKYGTPPHAGIAFGLDRLVMILAGTTNIKDVIAFPKNQSAVCPMTNAPAVAEDTQLEELSIKVEIADKE from the coding sequence ATGGAAACTCTAAACGGATTAAAAAGAACTCACTATTGTGGGGACTTAAGAGAATCAAACATTGATGAAGAAGTTGTACTTATGGGATGGGTACAAAAGAAAAGAAACTTAGGTGGATTAGTATTCGTTGACTTAAGAGATAGAAGTGGATTATGTCAAATAATATTCGATACTGATGTTAATGCAGAAGCTTTTGCTAAAGCTGAAAAATTAGGATCAGAATACGTTATAGCTGTTAAAGGTAAAGTTGCAGAAAGAAGTTCTAAAAATCCTAACATGCCAACTGGTGATATAGAAATATTCGCAACTGAACTTAGATTATTAAATAAATCGGAAACACCACCAATATACATAAAAGATGATGATAATGTATCAGAAGAATTAAGATTAAAGTATAGATACTTAGATTTAAGAAAACCATCTATGCAAAAGACTTTAATGTTAAGAAGTAGAGTTGCTAACATAGTTAGAAATTACTTATCTTCAAACAATTTCTTTGAAATAGAAACACCTTTCTTAATAAAGCCAACTCCAGAAGGGGCTAGAGATTACTTAGTACCAAGTAGAGTTAACGAAGGTAAATTCTACGCATTACCACAATCACCACAATTATTTAAACAATTATTAATGGTAAGTGGTATGGATAGATACTTCCAAATAGTTAAGTGTTTTAGAGATGAAGACTTAAGAGCTGATAGACAACCAGAGTTTACTCAAATAGACTGTGAAATGTCTTTCGTTGAACAAGAAGATGTTATGACTATAATGGAAAAAATGGTTCAAACTATATTTAAAGAAACTATAAATGTAGACGTTCAATTACCACTTCCAGTTATGACATATGCTGAAGCTATGGAGAGATACGGTTCAGATAAGCCTGATACTAGATTTGGATATGAATTAACTAATATATCTGATATAGTAGCAAACTGTGGATTTGGAGTATTTGCTAATGCTACTAAAGATGGTATGAGTGTTAGAGGTATAAATGTTAAAGGACAAAGTGAGGCAATAAGCAAGAAACAATTAAGTAAAATAGAAGATCATGCTAAGACTTATAAAGCTAAAGGTCTTGCTTGGATGAGAATAGGTGAAAATAGAGAAGTTACTTCTCCTATAGCTAAATTCTTCAATGAAGAAGAGATGACAGTGATACTTGATAGAATGAATGCTGACGCTGGTGATTTATTACTATTTGTTGCTGACAAAAACTCAGTAGTATTTGATGCTTTAGGACAAGTTAGACTTGAAGTTGCAAGAAGACTTAACTTATTAGATAGCAATGTTTATAACATGTTATGGGTAACTGAATTCCCTGTATTTGAAGAAGATGAAGAAACAGGAAGAATGATAGCTAAGCATCACCCATTCACATCTCCACTAGATGAAGATATAGAAAGATTAAATGGTGATGATAAAGCATCTTTAAGAGCTAAGGCTTATGATATAGTTATAAATGGATATGAAGTAGGTGGAGGAAGTGTTAGAATATTTAACGCTGACGTTCAACAAAAAATGTTCAAAGCTTTAGGATTCTCTGAAGAAGAAGCTCAAGAGAAGTTTGGATTCTTACTTGATGCATTCAAGTACGGAACTCCTCCTCATGCTGGTATAGCATTTGGTCTTGATAGACTTGTAATGATACTTGCTGGAACTACTAACATAAAAGATGTTATAGCATTCCCTAAAAACCAAAGTGCTGTTTGCCCTATGACAAATGCTCCAGCTGTTGCTGAAGATACTCAATTAGAAGAATTAAGTATAAAAGTTGAAATAGCAGACAAAGAATAA
- the hisS gene encoding histidine--tRNA ligase encodes MLTKAPRGTKDITPKDAYKWNYVENKFREVCALFGYEEMRTPVFEHTELFKRSVGDTTDIVQKEMYSFTDKGERDITLKPEGTAGVVRAFIENKLHADTQPTKLFYITPCFRYERPQAGRQRQFHQFGIEALGSDKPSLDAEVIALAVQFFNEVGLKDLAVSVNSVGCPTCRAEYNAKLKEYLDAKSEVLCETCLERKDKNPMRVIDCKNPNCQENLKDVPFMIDHICDDCKDHFEKLQEYLKEMEINFVVDKTIVRGLDYYKKTAFEIISNDIGSQSTVCGGGRYDGLVEQLGGPKGVSGIGFAIGAERLLLTMENNNIEIPNPKSTDIFIATIGEMAKVKSFKILKELRTNHISADADHLDRSMKAQFKYSDKINAKFTIVIGDDELANDSVTLKDMAASQQTTIKLSEIVEELKNRL; translated from the coding sequence ATGTTAACTAAAGCTCCAAGAGGAACTAAGGATATAACTCCAAAAGATGCATACAAATGGAATTATGTTGAAAATAAATTTAGAGAAGTTTGTGCACTATTTGGATATGAAGAAATGAGAACTCCAGTATTTGAACATACTGAGTTATTTAAAAGAAGTGTTGGAGACACTACAGATATAGTACAAAAAGAAATGTACTCATTTACTGACAAAGGTGAAAGAGATATAACTTTAAAGCCAGAAGGAACTGCTGGTGTAGTTAGAGCATTTATAGAAAATAAATTACATGCTGATACTCAACCAACTAAGTTGTTTTATATAACACCTTGCTTTAGATATGAAAGACCACAAGCTGGGAGACAAAGACAATTCCATCAATTTGGGATAGAAGCTTTAGGTAGTGATAAGCCATCATTAGATGCTGAAGTAATAGCTTTAGCGGTACAATTTTTCAATGAAGTTGGTCTTAAAGATTTAGCAGTAAGTGTAAACTCTGTTGGATGCCCAACTTGTAGAGCTGAATATAATGCTAAGCTAAAAGAGTACCTTGATGCTAAGAGTGAAGTACTATGTGAAACTTGTTTAGAAAGAAAAGATAAAAATCCAATGAGAGTTATAGATTGTAAAAATCCTAACTGCCAAGAGAATTTAAAAGATGTACCATTTATGATAGATCACATATGTGATGATTGTAAGGATCACTTTGAAAAGTTACAAGAGTACTTAAAAGAAATGGAGATAAACTTTGTAGTTGATAAAACTATAGTTAGAGGATTAGATTACTACAAAAAAACTGCATTTGAAATAATATCTAATGATATAGGATCACAAAGTACTGTTTGTGGTGGAGGAAGATATGATGGTCTTGTTGAACAATTAGGAGGACCTAAAGGTGTTAGTGGTATAGGTTTTGCTATAGGCGCTGAAAGATTATTATTAACAATGGAAAATAATAATATAGAAATACCCAACCCTAAATCAACAGATATATTCATAGCTACTATAGGTGAAATGGCTAAAGTAAAGAGCTTTAAAATATTAAAAGAGTTAAGAACTAATCATATAAGTGCAGATGCAGATCACTTAGATAGAAGTATGAAAGCTCAATTTAAGTATTCTGATAAAATAAATGCTAAATTTACTATAGTTATTGGTGATGATGAGTTAGCTAATGATAGTGTAACTCTTAAAGATATGGCAGCATCACAACAAACTACTATAAAATTAAGTGAGATAGTAGAAGAGCTAAAAAATAGATTATAG